The Aurantiacibacter gangjinensis genome includes a region encoding these proteins:
- the ndk gene encoding nucleoside-diphosphate kinase, whose product MAATRTFSIIKPDATKRNLTGAVTKMLEDAGLRVVASKRIHMSRKQAEGFYAVHKDRPFFGELVDFMVSEPVVVQVLEGEDAVLRNRKVMGATNPAEADEGTIRKAYALSIGENTVHGSDSDENAKIEIDYFFNEDEIVG is encoded by the coding sequence ATGGCGGCCACCCGCACATTCTCGATCATCAAGCCCGATGCCACCAAGCGCAACCTCACTGGCGCCGTCACCAAAATGCTGGAAGATGCAGGCCTCCGCGTCGTCGCGTCCAAGCGTATCCACATGAGCCGCAAACAGGCAGAAGGCTTTTACGCGGTCCACAAGGATCGCCCCTTCTTCGGCGAACTGGTGGATTTCATGGTCAGTGAGCCGGTTGTCGTGCAGGTTCTGGAAGGCGAAGATGCCGTGCTGCGCAACCGCAAGGTAATGGGCGCTACCAATCCTGCCGAGGCCGATGAAGGCACCATCCGCAAGGCCTATGCCCTGTCGATCGGCGAGAACACCGTCCACGGTTCGGATAGCGATGAAAACGCCAAGATTGAGATCGACTACTTCTTCAACGAAGACGAGATCGTCGGCTAA
- a CDS encoding sulfotransferase family protein, translating to MNPPPRPHPTTRSKRVDTVIGWLETAWRKGLSARPSLDPDVLWEKALADAPAHGETACRSAEDVADFRLRLEKLCDALASEAQLNPLGETMAHGQLVRVIRQRLNLGVLWRKAPALLDTPLAPPIIVAGQMRSGTTRIHRLLAADPSLSATRFCDSWHPVPRSPDTRPAWSALSLAFAKALDPWLDTIHPFGATRADEELGWLAAALDHAAYEAQWRIPGFTAFSEARDPAPVYHEFARMLRTDASWHDNAHRPRVLKVPQFAEDLPALLAQFPDARVVMTRRCENDLIRSSASLVANQMAIQSDHADYEWIEAEVARKIALRQERMDAALAAFDGPVADVDFDALGENWETEITRIYATLSLPMSDETLPAMREEQRKASNGAHRHHGKQIQAFESSAAQGA from the coding sequence TTGAATCCGCCACCGCGCCCGCATCCCACCACCCGGTCCAAACGCGTCGATACGGTGATCGGCTGGCTGGAGACCGCGTGGCGCAAGGGGCTGAGCGCGCGGCCCTCGCTCGATCCCGATGTGCTGTGGGAGAAAGCGCTGGCCGATGCCCCAGCCCATGGCGAAACCGCCTGCCGCAGTGCGGAGGATGTCGCCGATTTCCGGCTCCGGCTGGAGAAGCTCTGCGATGCGCTGGCAAGCGAGGCGCAGCTCAATCCACTGGGCGAAACGATGGCGCATGGCCAGCTTGTGCGCGTCATTCGCCAGCGGCTAAATTTGGGCGTGCTGTGGCGTAAGGCCCCTGCCCTGCTCGACACGCCGCTCGCCCCGCCGATCATCGTGGCGGGGCAAATGCGCAGCGGCACAACGCGAATACACCGCCTGTTGGCCGCCGATCCTTCGCTTTCGGCCACGCGCTTTTGCGATAGCTGGCATCCCGTGCCGCGCTCTCCCGATACACGGCCAGCCTGGTCTGCCCTCTCGCTGGCCTTTGCGAAGGCGCTGGACCCGTGGCTCGATACGATCCACCCTTTCGGCGCGACACGCGCGGACGAAGAGCTTGGCTGGCTTGCTGCTGCGCTGGATCACGCCGCCTATGAAGCACAATGGCGCATCCCCGGCTTCACCGCTTTCAGCGAAGCGCGCGATCCGGCGCCAGTGTATCACGAATTCGCCCGGATGCTGCGCACGGACGCTAGCTGGCACGATAACGCGCACCGGCCGCGTGTGCTGAAAGTGCCGCAGTTCGCCGAGGACTTGCCGGCGCTCTTGGCGCAGTTTCCCGATGCGCGCGTGGTAATGACGCGGCGTTGCGAAAACGACCTGATCCGTAGTTCCGCGTCACTGGTGGCAAACCAGATGGCAATCCAGTCCGACCATGCGGATTACGAATGGATCGAAGCCGAAGTCGCGCGCAAAATTGCGTTGCGCCAAGAGCGCATGGATGCCGCCCTCGCCGCCTTCGACGGCCCCGTGGCGGATGTTGATTTCGATGCGCTAGGTGAGAACTGGGAGACGGAGATCACGCGCATCTACGCGACGCTCAGCCTGCCAATGTCGGACGAAACCCTTCCGGCCATGCGCGAGGAACAGCGCAAGGCCTCGAACGGTGCGCACAGGCACCATGGCAAGCAAATACAGGCTTTCGAAAGCAGCGCCGCGCAAGGCGCGTAA
- the purN gene encoding phosphoribosylglycinamide formyltransferase: MAEKARVACLLSGNGTTMSALLFQSRLPDCPYEIVLVASNNPDAGGLKIAAAEGIATFSHSHRGMDRVEHEAIIDAALQRAGAEYVALCGYMRILTEGFVESWAGRMVNTHPSLLPKYKGLDTHQRAIDAGDAFGGCSVHVVTPELDGGPLLGQMPVAILPSDTADSLAARVILAEYQLYPRTFAAYVSRQYRADWLLERVRELALAQPEAEERESHGSPAWRTAGKSGKFFAHFSDTHHGSDHIGVLVKTGGVDEVEGLVETAPQTYFKPAYYGASGWVGIILNKAGVDWDHVSEWLDRSWQSVAPKRLTKLRDAAAEF, encoded by the coding sequence ATGGCTGAAAAGGCCCGTGTCGCCTGCCTTTTGTCGGGCAATGGCACCACCATGTCCGCACTGCTGTTCCAGTCGCGCCTTCCCGATTGCCCATATGAAATCGTGCTGGTCGCAAGCAACAATCCCGATGCCGGCGGCCTCAAGATCGCCGCTGCCGAAGGTATCGCCACTTTCAGCCACAGCCATCGCGGCATGGACCGCGTCGAGCACGAAGCGATCATCGATGCCGCCCTACAACGGGCTGGCGCCGAATATGTCGCGCTATGCGGTTACATGCGCATCCTGACGGAGGGCTTCGTCGAAAGCTGGGCAGGCCGGATGGTCAACACCCACCCATCGCTGCTGCCGAAATACAAGGGCCTCGACACGCACCAGCGCGCCATCGATGCAGGCGACGCGTTTGGCGGATGCAGCGTCCATGTCGTGACGCCGGAACTGGATGGCGGGCCGCTGCTCGGGCAAATGCCAGTCGCCATCCTGCCGAGCGACACGGCAGACAGCCTCGCTGCGCGCGTAATCCTTGCAGAATACCAGCTCTACCCGCGCACCTTTGCCGCCTATGTCTCGCGGCAATACCGCGCCGACTGGTTGCTGGAACGGGTGCGCGAGCTGGCGCTTGCCCAGCCCGAGGCCGAAGAGCGCGAAAGCCACGGATCGCCCGCATGGCGCACAGCCGGAAAGAGCGGCAAGTTCTTCGCCCATTTCAGCGACACCCATCATGGCAGCGACCATATCGGTGTGCTGGTAAAGACAGGCGGCGTGGACGAGGTGGAAGGATTGGTTGAGACTGCCCCGCAAACCTATTTCAAACCTGCTTATTACGGTGCCAGCGGCTGGGTCGGGATCATTCTCAACAAGGCGGGCGTTGATTGGGACCATGTGTCCGAATGGCTCGATAGAAGCTGGCAATCCGTCGCACCCAAGCGCCTTACGAAGCTGCGCGATGCCGCAGCGGAGTTCTAG
- a CDS encoding nuclear transport factor 2 family protein gives MFDGGKKREIAIVREMVAAMNDHDADRVASLLGDNPRFVDSHGEWLEGRDDVIAATRRFLDMDRSFKLHIEHSTHHDGEVLLRGHVTSDQPAMATDTLWRARIKRGKVVYWQSYGSPNAPHLARMLKPTMETRQPA, from the coding sequence GTGTTCGACGGCGGAAAGAAACGCGAGATAGCTATCGTGCGCGAAATGGTCGCGGCGATGAACGACCATGATGCGGATCGGGTTGCGAGCCTGCTGGGTGACAATCCGCGCTTCGTCGACAGCCATGGAGAATGGCTGGAAGGGCGAGACGACGTTATTGCCGCCACGCGCCGTTTTCTTGACATGGACCGCAGCTTCAAACTGCATATCGAACACTCGACCCATCATGATGGAGAGGTGCTGCTGCGCGGGCATGTCACTTCCGACCAGCCTGCCATGGCAACCGACACGCTGTGGCGCGCGCGGATCAAGCGTGGGAAAGTCGTGTATTGGCAAAGCTATGGCAGCCCGAACGCACCGCACCTTGCGCGCATGCTAAAGCCGACGATGGAAACCCGGCAGCCTGCCTGA